The Paenibacillus sp. RUD330 genome has a segment encoding these proteins:
- a CDS encoding lytic transglycosylase domain-containing protein: MTGTVSAPEKYAGLFQAASQKYGLGNGILERIAKQESGFNPNAKNSKSGAAGMMQFMPGTAQGYGIDPYNPAQAIDAAGKMVSGLLAKYDGDMSKALAGYNWGGGNVDKAVKKYGANWLAYAPAETKNYIKKIMG, from the coding sequence ATGACCGGGACCGTAAGCGCTCCTGAGAAGTACGCAGGACTGTTCCAGGCGGCCTCTCAAAAGTACGGTCTCGGTAACGGAATCCTTGAGCGCATCGCAAAGCAAGAATCAGGATTCAATCCGAACGCCAAGAATAGCAAGTCGGGAGCCGCTGGAATGATGCAGTTTATGCCCGGCACAGCTCAAGGCTATGGAATCGATCCCTACAATCCGGCCCAAGCGATCGATGCGGCTGGCAAGATGGTATCGGGTCTGCTTGCTAAGTATGATGGCGACATGAGCAAGGCGCTGGCCGGATACAACTGGGGCGGCGGCAATGTTGATAAGGCCGTGAAAAAGTACGGAGCAAATTGGCTTGCGTATGCTCCGGCAGAAACAAAGAACTATATCAAGAAAATCATGGGGTGA
- a CDS encoding O-antigen ligase family protein, which produces MSVSAVRLPLERERTPFTELLTIPLLGLTIFVQSVVVGGINISLSDVWLFMTLFLFLPTIRQFRIEMSYITVAGFYLAWCLLAFVWATDYTKSIAPLIQFMEFMVAGMLVFGSLTKKETIIKTLSFYAVMASLLGLASVLYAIATRSFSTLYFLNYHKNALGAIVGNNIPLLVGLLLVPALKHRRKWIVAGLVICSLSLLISTSRGSMLGAIVGLCLLFLLVNRVRLVAIFAVLGGGLFWLYTNYIATDYLNTFTRSDKFSSAYSRVTIYNDVWAKIQDAPFLGHGLGNYFIEIVYLGFKQNDPNNVFLLNLVEVGVIGLILFVILMGYFLIKAFTNRKAFRLDPTYLVLSATLFACFASQLAHIQVDVSWLRGTGLFMFGCGAMMISLKHIKAMEAKP; this is translated from the coding sequence ATGAGTGTTTCAGCAGTACGATTACCGCTCGAACGCGAGCGCACTCCTTTCACGGAGCTGCTCACAATCCCTTTGCTTGGTCTGACGATTTTCGTTCAGTCCGTCGTTGTCGGAGGGATCAATATCAGCCTTTCGGACGTCTGGCTGTTCATGACCCTGTTTCTTTTCCTCCCCACGATCAGGCAATTCCGGATTGAGATGAGTTACATAACCGTTGCCGGGTTTTATCTCGCTTGGTGCTTGCTCGCCTTTGTTTGGGCCACGGACTATACCAAGTCCATCGCCCCGCTGATACAGTTCATGGAGTTTATGGTCGCAGGAATGCTCGTTTTTGGGAGCCTCACAAAGAAAGAAACCATCATCAAGACGCTGAGCTTCTATGCCGTCATGGCCTCGCTGCTCGGCTTGGCATCAGTCCTATACGCCATCGCCACTCGCTCGTTCAGCACTCTGTACTTCCTCAACTACCACAAGAACGCATTAGGCGCCATCGTCGGCAACAACATCCCGCTGCTTGTTGGTTTGTTGCTAGTTCCAGCACTAAAACACCGCCGCAAATGGATCGTCGCCGGATTGGTCATTTGCTCGCTATCCTTGCTCATTTCGACGTCCAGGGGCTCTATGCTTGGAGCCATAGTCGGCCTTTGCTTGTTGTTCCTGCTCGTCAATCGCGTCCGCTTGGTCGCCATCTTCGCGGTACTTGGCGGAGGGCTGTTCTGGCTCTATACCAACTATATTGCCACCGACTACCTGAACACCTTCACCCGGTCCGATAAGTTCTCCAGCGCCTACAGCCGCGTCACCATCTACAATGATGTATGGGCAAAGATTCAAGATGCTCCGTTTCTTGGACACGGACTCGGAAACTACTTCATCGAAATTGTTTACCTCGGGTTTAAGCAAAACGACCCGAACAATGTCTTCCTCCTGAACCTTGTAGAGGTTGGTGTAATTGGCCTTATCCTCTTCGTCATCCTCATGGGGTACTTCTTGATCAAGGCGTTCACCAACCGCAAGGCGTTCAGGCTCGATCCGACTTACTTGGTCCTCTCAGCAACCCTCTTCGCCTGCTTCGCATCCCAGCTGGCACACATTCAAGTCGACGTCTCTTGGCTGCGCGGGACCGGACTTTTCATGTTCGGCTGCGGTGCCATGATGATTTCCCTCAAGCATATTAAAGCGATGGAGGCCAAACCATGA
- a CDS encoding glycosyl hydrolase family 28-related protein, protein MDSMKLIAQQYEQANKNYIIWKDIICNVKDFKVRGDGFTDDTVAIQRAINYANANGMSVLYFPCGQYKTSAGLVSDCGLIFMGENAPEVSQVPGRRTMGSVLLPRKDVTDPVISFIPSAGIYGVGGMMKGGGIKGLHILGSDHWNTAANSADRVAVYMERVQTEFTISDMYITGFKREALKMVQVYDGYIFGGRIMYCSTDGVYAAISMEGDAAGANNTNAVHITALHMENNPYMLYANKLSRHIYVEKSKFELHAGQTLSNPFLLDNVQEFTFMGCQIVTRSATDLTAYANPDLQPHTFYLKGQGLVKFIGNDFTSPTKDGARILKQDPTSVSRVTMDANTFDNLYCGGGEYPIILKDSAILTSNRFITKSLNNKRQVVDILGANNTLCNNHFEDSGGGTTPDASSNMFRVAGERNIFDNTIIGATPPKILGGDQAFIEYTHVRARTKDLIQFDINTSTPSVGYNHISGSSDYKVANTVATSITNMLDGRDGQVVRLMSINGTATTFVHDPTKIIMLGGANKVLQGFGKFITFVRRAGMWFEI, encoded by the coding sequence ATGGACTCCATGAAGCTTATTGCCCAGCAGTATGAGCAGGCGAACAAGAACTATATTATCTGGAAGGACATCATCTGTAACGTCAAGGATTTTAAGGTTAGAGGGGACGGTTTTACCGATGATACGGTAGCCATTCAAAGAGCAATAAACTATGCCAATGCAAATGGGATGTCGGTGCTCTACTTCCCCTGTGGGCAATACAAAACCTCAGCCGGGCTCGTGAGTGATTGCGGGCTCATTTTCATGGGTGAGAATGCCCCGGAAGTATCTCAAGTCCCGGGAAGGCGTACAATGGGCTCGGTTTTATTGCCGAGAAAGGACGTGACAGATCCAGTCATTAGCTTTATACCTTCGGCTGGTATCTATGGAGTCGGCGGGATGATGAAAGGCGGAGGGATTAAAGGCCTTCACATTCTCGGTTCCGACCATTGGAACACTGCTGCAAATTCCGCAGATCGCGTAGCTGTATACATGGAACGGGTACAGACGGAATTTACCATTAGCGACATGTATATCACCGGATTCAAGCGCGAGGCCTTGAAGATGGTTCAAGTCTATGACGGCTACATTTTCGGCGGGAGGATTATGTACTGCAGCACAGATGGTGTATACGCTGCGATTTCCATGGAGGGTGATGCAGCCGGCGCTAACAACACGAATGCCGTCCACATTACCGCATTACATATGGAGAACAATCCATATATGCTATATGCCAACAAGCTTTCTCGGCACATCTACGTTGAGAAGTCTAAGTTCGAACTTCATGCAGGACAAACACTTTCTAATCCATTTCTCTTGGATAACGTGCAAGAGTTTACTTTCATGGGATGCCAGATTGTCACACGTTCAGCAACAGACTTGACGGCCTACGCTAATCCCGATCTACAACCACACACGTTCTATCTGAAAGGGCAGGGATTGGTGAAATTTATCGGAAATGACTTCACCTCGCCAACGAAGGACGGGGCTAGGATCTTGAAGCAAGATCCAACATCCGTTTCCCGAGTTACGATGGATGCAAACACCTTTGACAATCTCTATTGCGGTGGTGGGGAGTATCCAATTATTTTAAAAGACAGCGCAATCCTCACGTCTAATCGCTTTATCACGAAGTCATTGAACAATAAACGTCAAGTGGTAGATATTCTCGGAGCAAACAATACCCTCTGCAACAACCATTTCGAAGACTCCGGAGGCGGCACAACGCCAGATGCTTCTTCGAACATGTTCCGCGTCGCGGGCGAAAGAAACATTTTCGACAACACAATCATAGGAGCTACGCCTCCGAAGATACTCGGAGGGGATCAGGCTTTTATCGAATACACACACGTAAGGGCGCGTACAAAAGACCTTATTCAGTTTGACATCAATACGAGTACGCCGTCCGTTGGATACAATCATATATCCGGATCTAGTGATTACAAAGTGGCAAACACGGTCGCTACTTCTATCACGAACATGCTGGATGGCCGCGACGGTCAGGTGGTGCGGCTTATGTCCATAAACGGTACGGCAACCACGTTCGTACACGACCCAACCAAGATCATCATGCTAGGAGGGGCGAACAAAGTCCTACAGGGCTTTGGCAAGTTCATCACATTCGTTCGCCGGGCCGGTATGTGGTTTGAAATATAA
- a CDS encoding N4-gp56 family major capsid protein encodes MATNVQGYNSTTGVNALTAEQATFYQDAMLDRLLPNLFYMQYGDKKNIPRNKGATTNFRRLNSLAVSTTALTEGVTPDGVDLSITAINATVSEYGNWTKISEFIDMTGLDPLLTEVSGLMGENAGESIDTIVRDIIAAGTNVLYPGTKTARNQVAGTDKISALDILRARRTLVRNKVKQIQLPNGAGMGYLAFIHPDVAMDLMQTQEWKDQNTYVNVDNRKNGMLGKMYGIYFLEVHNGVKFAGAGATGADVYGTIFIGKGAYGVPDIEGSSKPDIIVHKAGSAGTADPLNQFNTVAWKCAFTVVRLQELAILRYESGASV; translated from the coding sequence ATGGCAACGAACGTACAAGGGTATAACAGCACAACAGGTGTGAACGCCCTCACAGCCGAGCAAGCCACGTTTTACCAGGATGCAATGCTGGATCGCCTGCTGCCGAACCTGTTCTACATGCAATACGGCGACAAAAAGAACATCCCCCGGAACAAAGGGGCAACGACCAACTTCCGCCGCCTGAACTCCCTGGCGGTTTCCACGACGGCTCTGACCGAGGGCGTAACGCCTGACGGTGTCGACCTGTCCATCACGGCCATCAACGCCACGGTTTCCGAGTACGGCAACTGGACGAAGATCTCGGAGTTCATCGACATGACCGGTCTGGACCCGCTGCTGACGGAAGTTTCCGGCCTCATGGGCGAGAATGCGGGCGAGTCCATCGACACGATCGTGCGCGACATCATTGCCGCCGGCACGAACGTCCTGTACCCAGGCACGAAAACGGCCCGCAACCAAGTCGCGGGGACGGATAAGATTTCAGCGCTGGACATTCTCCGCGCTCGCCGGACGTTGGTTCGCAACAAGGTCAAGCAAATCCAACTGCCGAACGGTGCGGGCATGGGTTACCTCGCCTTCATCCACCCGGACGTAGCGATGGACCTGATGCAAACACAGGAGTGGAAGGACCAAAACACCTATGTCAACGTCGACAACCGCAAAAACGGCATGCTCGGCAAGATGTACGGCATCTACTTCCTTGAAGTCCACAACGGTGTAAAGTTTGCCGGAGCAGGCGCAACTGGTGCGGACGTATACGGTACGATCTTCATCGGCAAAGGGGCTTATGGCGTGCCGGACATCGAAGGCTCCAGCAAGCCGGACATCATCGTACACAAAGCGGGCTCCGCTGGTACGGCTGACCCGCTGAACCAATTCAACACGGTCGCATGGAAATGCGCTTTCACGGTCGTCCGTCTGCAGGAACTGGCGATTCTGCGCTACGAATCCGGCGCATCAGTGTAA
- a CDS encoding PBSX family phage terminase large subunit codes for MTSHALEQKADVSLTDVIAPSFYGVHWDIHDGNHTHYWLGGGRGSTKSSFVACEIILGMMADPDANAVVLRKVKDTLRESVMEQLAWAIEVLGVEDYWEIPDAKLVITYKTTGQEIRFRGADKPKKIKSMKFSRGYTKYIWYEEVDEFTGMEEVRMINQSLMRGGPKFTVFYSYNPPKSANNWVNAEVKLTRPDRLAHHSNYLTVPREWLGQQFIVEAEHLRDTKPISYEHEYLGEVTGTGGEVFGNVQIRRISDEEIKGFYNLRRGLDFGYAIDPLSYLVMHYDRKHKRVYIFHELYKVGMSNHSAHKHISAENRKNEVIKADSAEPKSINEFVQYGLRMYPVKKGPDSVEYGIKFLQDMEAIIIDDIRCPETAREFLTYELDKDVHGNFKAAFPDKNNHSIDAARYALNDDMWDWMKRIAEKNKPQTPFPFRTEEPYEGGFQTW; via the coding sequence ATGACATCCCACGCCCTGGAACAAAAGGCTGATGTAAGCCTAACAGACGTCATTGCCCCATCCTTTTACGGCGTCCACTGGGACATACACGACGGGAATCACACGCATTACTGGCTCGGCGGTGGCCGGGGAAGTACCAAGTCCTCGTTCGTGGCCTGCGAGATCATCCTAGGCATGATGGCCGATCCAGACGCGAATGCCGTCGTTCTGCGGAAGGTCAAAGATACGCTGCGTGAATCCGTCATGGAACAGCTCGCTTGGGCCATCGAGGTTCTCGGCGTTGAGGACTACTGGGAGATCCCGGATGCGAAATTGGTCATTACCTACAAGACCACGGGGCAGGAGATCCGCTTTCGCGGGGCCGACAAGCCGAAGAAGATCAAGTCCATGAAGTTCAGCCGAGGTTATACCAAATACATCTGGTACGAGGAAGTCGACGAGTTCACCGGCATGGAAGAGGTACGAATGATCAACCAGTCCCTCATGCGTGGCGGACCCAAGTTCACGGTGTTTTACTCCTACAACCCTCCGAAATCCGCGAACAATTGGGTGAATGCTGAGGTGAAGCTGACCCGTCCTGACCGGCTGGCGCACCACAGCAACTATCTGACGGTTCCGCGTGAATGGCTGGGACAACAATTCATCGTCGAGGCTGAGCATCTGAGAGACACGAAGCCCATTTCCTACGAGCATGAGTACCTTGGCGAAGTCACGGGTACAGGCGGCGAGGTGTTCGGTAACGTGCAGATCAGGCGCATCAGCGATGAGGAAATTAAGGGCTTCTACAACCTCCGGCGAGGGCTGGACTTTGGTTATGCAATCGACCCGCTGAGCTATCTGGTCATGCACTACGACCGGAAGCATAAGCGGGTTTATATATTCCACGAGCTCTACAAGGTGGGCATGAGCAACCACAGCGCCCACAAGCACATCAGCGCCGAGAACCGCAAGAATGAGGTCATCAAGGCTGATTCAGCCGAGCCCAAGAGCATCAATGAGTTCGTTCAGTACGGACTTCGAATGTACCCGGTCAAAAAGGGGCCCGATTCTGTGGAGTACGGCATCAAATTCCTGCAGGACATGGAGGCCATTATCATCGACGATATCCGATGCCCGGAGACGGCGCGGGAGTTCCTGACCTACGAGTTGGACAAAGACGTTCACGGCAACTTCAAAGCTGCTTTCCCGGACAAAAACAATCACTCCATCGACGCGGCGCGATACGCGCTGAACGATGACATGTGGGACTGGATGAAACGTATCGCGGAGAAGAACAAGCCGCAGACACCGTTCCCGTTCCGTACCGAAGAGCCGTATGAAGGAGGGTTCCAGACATGGTAA
- a CDS encoding DUF1064 domain-containing protein codes for MPRLGSKYGARKTQVDGIKFDSHAEAAYYQQLKLMKRVGQIKDFECQPRFRLLDAFKDYFGNTVKSINYTADFLIHHHDGSKEVIDVKGGDATKTQAYTLRKKLFLNRYRDHKFTEVTR; via the coding sequence GTGCCGAGACTGGGGAGCAAGTACGGAGCCCGCAAGACGCAGGTTGACGGGATCAAGTTCGACAGCCATGCAGAGGCAGCATACTACCAGCAACTGAAGCTCATGAAACGCGTCGGGCAGATCAAAGACTTCGAGTGTCAGCCACGCTTCCGCCTTTTGGACGCATTTAAGGACTACTTCGGCAACACGGTCAAGTCGATCAACTACACCGCCGATTTTCTGATCCATCACCATGACGGGTCGAAGGAGGTCATCGACGTGAAGGGTGGGGATGCGACCAAGACTCAGGCGTACACGCTCCGCAAGAAGCTGTTTCTAAACCGGTATCGAGACCATAAATTCACGGAGGTGACACGATGA
- a CDS encoding DnaA/Hda family protein — MEFIRKKAEEYRQNPKSQESTPANGTIPTYRCQECRDEGGTFVKQPVTQTVKGELVEVMMDHWTVCSCVERGRVEKMMRASQITDAFRDKTFNNFYHQVMPQPIQEAFRKAWVYYNRFDAVQKTANNGIMLMGRPGCGKTHLLAAITNGLMDGGHEVLYVPWVETMEMVKDDMSKEDVNNKRFEKMQTVEVLYIDDLFKPPAQPSAYEIKKLFQVINYRYQERKPILISTERDMEYLLSLDEGLGSRLKEMCHDFRVEIHGGRELNYRLREEPA, encoded by the coding sequence ATGGAGTTCATTCGCAAGAAGGCGGAAGAGTACCGGCAGAATCCAAAGTCTCAAGAATCTACCCCGGCAAATGGGACGATTCCGACATACCGCTGCCAGGAATGTCGGGATGAAGGCGGCACGTTCGTCAAGCAGCCTGTTACCCAAACGGTAAAGGGTGAACTGGTCGAAGTCATGATGGATCACTGGACGGTCTGCAGCTGCGTGGAACGGGGCCGGGTTGAAAAGATGATGCGAGCCAGTCAGATTACGGATGCGTTTCGGGACAAGACGTTCAACAACTTTTACCACCAAGTCATGCCGCAGCCGATCCAAGAGGCATTCCGCAAAGCTTGGGTTTATTACAACAGGTTCGACGCGGTCCAAAAGACGGCGAATAACGGCATCATGCTCATGGGCCGGCCGGGGTGCGGTAAAACGCACCTGCTCGCCGCCATTACGAACGGACTGATGGACGGAGGTCATGAAGTTCTATATGTCCCTTGGGTCGAAACGATGGAAATGGTCAAGGACGATATGAGCAAAGAAGACGTGAACAATAAGCGGTTCGAGAAGATGCAAACGGTCGAGGTGCTGTACATTGACGATCTATTCAAACCACCAGCACAGCCGAGCGCATACGAGATCAAGAAACTTTTCCAGGTCATCAACTACCGCTACCAAGAGCGCAAGCCGATCCTCATTTCCACCGAACGGGACATGGAATACCTGCTTAGCCTGGACGAGGGATTGGGAAGTCGACTGAAAGAGATGTGCCACGACTTCCGCGTGGAAATTCACGGAGGACGAGAACTCAACTACCGACTGAGGGAGGAACCGGCATGA
- a CDS encoding YopX family protein: MGEQIKLRAWLPGIGKMTYAHTLDEWIKMGPTPINDAREGLVWLRWTGLKDKNGTEIYEGDIAVGEHAMYSILWNDRMAQFMAKVERTKSVLIRNNSFPLWQYVEGDGECRFQVIGNIHQHPELLKEGDFWDRVKEAPNGR, translated from the coding sequence ATGGGTGAGCAAATCAAACTCCGCGCATGGCTGCCGGGCATTGGCAAAATGACCTATGCACATACGCTGGACGAGTGGATCAAGATGGGGCCGACGCCGATCAACGATGCCAGGGAGGGGCTGGTCTGGCTGCGGTGGACCGGCCTCAAGGACAAGAACGGGACCGAGATTTACGAGGGGGATATAGCAGTCGGGGAACATGCGATGTATTCCATTCTGTGGAATGATCGCATGGCTCAATTCATGGCTAAAGTCGAGAGAACGAAATCAGTTCTTATCCGCAACAATTCATTCCCTCTGTGGCAGTATGTCGAGGGCGACGGGGAATGCAGGTTCCAGGTCATCGGTAACATCCACCAGCACCCCGAGCTGCTCAAGGAGGGAGACTTCTGGGATCGAGTCAAGGAGGCCCCCAATGGACGTTAG
- a CDS encoding DNA adenine methylase produces MSVPRILHYPGSKWSMADWIISHMPEHTTYLEPFFGSGAVLFNKEPAVLETVNDLDGDVVNLFRVVRDRPEELAHALRWTPYARSEYLAAHEAVVDEIDQARRFLVRCWQSIRVKTGSISGWKCRGTPDDSYRIKQFNQLSDQILLVADRLKSCQIENRSALQVIERYNRPDVMIYADPPYLMATRNGTIYDNEMNDADHLQLLDALDAHAGPAIISGYPNQMYDDRLTHWRREERQQVIENGRSRTEVLWINPIAATAGQQRLF; encoded by the coding sequence GTGAGCGTCCCGAGAATTCTGCACTACCCCGGTAGTAAGTGGAGCATGGCCGACTGGATCATCAGCCACATGCCGGAGCATACGACCTACCTGGAGCCGTTCTTCGGCTCCGGCGCGGTGCTGTTCAACAAGGAACCGGCTGTTCTTGAGACCGTGAACGACCTGGACGGCGACGTCGTGAACCTCTTCCGCGTCGTCCGGGACCGCCCGGAAGAACTGGCGCACGCCTTGCGCTGGACGCCCTACGCACGCAGCGAGTACCTGGCGGCCCATGAAGCGGTGGTTGACGAAATTGATCAAGCCCGGCGTTTCTTGGTCCGGTGCTGGCAAAGCATCCGCGTGAAGACCGGATCCATAAGCGGATGGAAATGCCGTGGGACGCCAGATGACTCATACAGAATCAAGCAGTTCAACCAGCTATCGGATCAAATATTGCTCGTGGCCGATCGGCTGAAGTCCTGCCAGATCGAGAACCGGTCAGCTCTTCAAGTCATCGAGCGATACAACCGGCCGGACGTGATGATCTACGCGGATCCGCCTTACCTGATGGCGACTCGGAACGGGACCATCTACGACAACGAGATGAACGATGCGGACCATCTACAGCTGCTGGATGCGCTGGACGCGCATGCCGGCCCGGCCATCATCTCCGGGTATCCGAACCAGATGTACGACGACCGGCTCACACACTGGCGTCGTGAAGAGCGCCAGCAGGTCATTGAGAACGGGCGGTCCCGGACGGAAGTCCTCTGGATCAACCCGATAGCAGCAACAGCCGGACAGCAGCGGCTTTTCTAG
- a CDS encoding ASCH/PUA domain-containing protein: MSEVTVHHLKIWPEFFQAVYDQQKTFEVRKADRPYRVGDELLLREWDPAEEGYTGRDCSRKVLYILSDPNYVKEGFVILAIH; encoded by the coding sequence GTGAGCGAAGTCACTGTTCATCATTTGAAAATCTGGCCGGAATTTTTCCAGGCTGTTTATGACCAGCAGAAGACCTTCGAGGTCAGGAAAGCAGACCGTCCATATCGTGTTGGGGATGAACTTTTGCTCAGAGAGTGGGACCCTGCTGAGGAAGGGTATACCGGGCGCGACTGTTCCAGGAAAGTTCTCTATATCTTATCAGATCCCAACTATGTCAAAGAGGGATTCGTGATACTCGCCATACACTGA
- a CDS encoding ERF family protein has translation MQKSETIAKIAAALCAANSEIENIAKNAENPHFKSKYADLANILEEIRPVLSTHKLFVMQDLFCHTPGTLSCATTIMHESGEWMTSEPFTCKLSKDDPQGAGSGGTYARRYSLSAFLSLGTEVDDDGNKASEAPKRAQDTANTPARSNSAPPPSNASGGQVGGNPVRPISPAQIGLIKKMLLEKKIPDDMYRTMLKGYGVAHTTELSSTNASAVIKRLESYQPEPVEEPLPF, from the coding sequence ATGCAAAAGAGTGAAACGATTGCCAAGATCGCCGCAGCTCTCTGCGCGGCAAACAGCGAGATTGAGAACATCGCCAAAAATGCGGAGAATCCTCACTTCAAGAGCAAATACGCGGACCTTGCCAACATCCTGGAGGAGATCCGACCGGTACTTTCCACCCACAAACTATTCGTTATGCAAGACCTGTTCTGCCATACTCCTGGCACGCTGTCATGTGCCACGACCATCATGCATGAATCAGGCGAATGGATGACCAGCGAGCCTTTCACCTGCAAGCTTTCAAAGGACGATCCGCAAGGCGCCGGCAGCGGTGGTACCTACGCAAGGCGCTACAGTCTATCGGCGTTCCTTTCGCTGGGGACAGAGGTGGATGACGATGGCAACAAGGCTTCGGAGGCTCCTAAACGGGCACAGGATACAGCGAATACTCCGGCTCGCAGCAACTCCGCCCCGCCGCCTTCAAACGCCTCTGGCGGGCAGGTAGGAGGCAATCCGGTAAGGCCGATAAGTCCAGCTCAGATCGGTTTGATTAAGAAGATGCTACTGGAGAAGAAAATCCCGGATGACATGTATCGCACCATGCTCAAAGGATATGGGGTCGCACACACAACGGAACTCAGCTCCACCAACGCAAGCGCCGTAATCAAGCGGCTGGAGTCCTACCAGCCTGAGCCTGTAGAAGAACCGCTGCCATTCTGA
- a CDS encoding cell division protein FtsZ, producing the protein MEKKYAATYQLGNATVHINDSMISDDPDVQAEIDSEIATAAWAIIEEIIARGEEL; encoded by the coding sequence ATGGAAAAGAAGTACGCAGCTACTTATCAGCTTGGAAATGCCACCGTGCATATCAACGACTCCATGATCTCCGACGATCCGGATGTACAGGCTGAGATTGATTCCGAAATCGCCACAGCCGCCTGGGCCATCATCGAAGAAATCATCGCAAGAGGGGAAGAACTCTGA
- a CDS encoding Rha family transcriptional regulator has protein sequence MKLVSIQGKLLADSREIADVTGKLHKHLLRDIDLYASILTESKIGPSDFFIESSYVDSTGRTLKCYLLTRKGCDMVANKMTGEKGILFTAAYVTKFEEMEKRQQNNVEIMDERQQRVVMMKAMIDHEERMNTVEDRIASIETKVDEQITLFSGEQRKVQRAVASRVYGMVEDSNIRSEYFRQLHREIKDRWAVSSYKDVRRIELQELLNYINAWRPRAA, from the coding sequence ATGAAGCTTGTCAGCATACAAGGGAAGTTGTTGGCTGATAGTCGCGAAATCGCAGATGTGACCGGAAAATTGCACAAGCATTTGTTGAGAGACATTGATCTGTACGCTTCGATTCTTACTGAGTCCAAAATTGGGCCGAGTGATTTCTTCATCGAAAGCTCGTATGTTGACTCAACAGGGAGAACGCTTAAATGTTACTTGCTTACTCGAAAAGGATGCGACATGGTAGCGAACAAGATGACCGGTGAAAAAGGAATTCTCTTCACGGCAGCTTATGTCACTAAGTTTGAAGAAATGGAAAAGCGTCAGCAGAACAATGTTGAAATCATGGACGAACGGCAACAAAGAGTTGTAATGATGAAGGCCATGATCGATCACGAAGAACGAATGAACACCGTCGAGGATCGAATTGCTTCCATTGAGACTAAGGTCGACGAACAAATCACCCTATTCAGTGGAGAACAGCGCAAAGTACAACGGGCAGTGGCATCCAGGGTCTACGGTATGGTAGAAGACTCCAACATCCGCAGCGAATATTTCCGTCAGCTCCATAGAGAAATCAAAGATCGCTGGGCGGTTTCAAGTTACAAAGACGTCCGTCGAATCGAACTTCAAGAACTTCTGAACTACATCAATGCCTGGAGACCTCGGGCAGCTTAG
- a CDS encoding helix-turn-helix transcriptional regulator — translation MRNQKLRKLRGDRSLHEMAKQIGIPYSTYAMIESGQRFPRQELRTKLAKHFGVSIYDLFFAQIDRVS, via the coding sequence ATGAGGAACCAAAAGCTTCGGAAGCTTCGTGGAGACCGATCCTTACATGAGATGGCTAAGCAAATCGGTATTCCCTACAGCACGTATGCGATGATTGAGTCCGGCCAGCGGTTTCCGAGGCAGGAGCTAAGGACCAAACTGGCAAAACATTTCGGAGTGAGTATCTATGATCTTTTTTTTGCTCAAATTGATCGCGTATCGTGA
- a CDS encoding helix-turn-helix transcriptional regulator codes for METFGSRLAYLRSRTGLSQEELAERLKIAKSTLGMYETGKREPSHEMTARIADYFEVNIDWLTTGRESVYTQQLSKQELLLKEIVEKYEIDLERPGSKEKLEKIIQVVFEDVERNSKEN; via the coding sequence ATGGAAACATTTGGTTCGCGGTTGGCCTATTTGAGAAGTAGAACCGGTTTATCTCAAGAGGAGTTAGCAGAGCGGTTAAAGATAGCAAAAAGCACTTTGGGTATGTACGAAACAGGTAAGCGTGAGCCAAGTCATGAGATGACTGCGCGAATCGCTGATTATTTTGAAGTTAACATTGATTGGCTCACGACTGGGAGGGAAAGCGTGTATACGCAGCAACTTTCAAAACAGGAGTTATTGTTGAAAGAGATTGTGGAGAAGTATGAAATTGACTTAGAACGGCCGGGAAGTAAGGAGAAATTAGAGAAAATTATTCAGGTGGTATTTGAAGACGTTGAGCGGAACTCCAAAGAAAATTGA